The following nucleotide sequence is from Erythrobacter aurantius.
GGAATTCGGCGTGCGCGGTTATGTCGCGGCCTATTCGGCGGAGGACGGGGAGGAGCTGTGGCGCTTCTACACCGTGCCCGATGGCGATTCATCGGATGATCCGGAATATCTGCAAAAGGCGGCCGACACGTGGTTTGGCGATGTGCTGGGCAGCGACAACGGCATCGGCGGCGGCGGCACGGTGTGGGATTCGATGGCCTATGACCCGGATCTCAATCTGCTTTACATCGGGGTGGGCAATGGATCCCCATGGAACCGCGCCTATCGCTCGCCTGGTGAAGACGGCACGGGCGAAGGGGACAATCTCTACCTTTCGAGCATCGTCGCGCTGAACCCGGATACGGGCGAATATGCGTGGCATTACCAGACCACTCCGGGAGAGACCTGGGACTACACCGCGACCCAGCACATCATCCTCGCCGATATGGAAATCGACGGGGAGGAGCGGCAGGTGCTGATGCAAGCGCCCAAGAACGGCTTCTTCTATGTGATCGACCGGGCAACCGGTGAACTGATTTCGGGCAAGCCTTATATCCCGATCAACTGGGCGACCGGGCTGGACGAAAACGGCCGCCCGATCGAAAATCCCGAAACCCGGGTCGACAAGACGGGCAAGCCGGCGCTGGTGCTGCCGGGGCCGCTGGGCGGTCACAACTGGCATCCGATGGCGTTCCATCCGGGCGAAGGGCTGGTCTATATCCCGGCGTTCGAAGCCGCGACCGTCTACGCCCCCGAAGCCGACTGGAAGCCCGACAGGGCGCGCGGCTTCAACGTCGGATACAATCTTGGCGCGGGCGACCTGCCGCCGGACATGGGCTTCCGCCGCGAGGTATACGGCACGGTCAAGGGGAAGCTGGTGGCGTGGGACCCGGTCAAGCAGGAGGCACGCTGGACGGTCGAATTCCCTGGCCCGTGGAACGGCGGGCTGCTGGCGACCGGAGGGGGCCTTGTGTTCCAGGGCAATTCGTCGAGCGAGTTCGCGGCCTATGCGGCGGGCTCGGGTGAGAAGCTGTGGAGCTTTGCCGCACAGACCGGGATCGTCGCTCCGCCTGTCACCTACACCGTCGATGGCGAACAATATGTCGCGGTGCTGGCCGGATGGGGCGGCGCCTATGCGATCACCGCCGATGGCGGGCTGATCAACGATGCCGGGCCGGTGCGCAATGTATCGCGCCTGATGGTGTTCAAGCTGGGCGGGACGGCTGCCCTGCCCGAAGAGAAGCCGCTGGTGGCGCTCCCGTTAGACCCGCCGCCCAGCCGCGCCTCAGCCGAAACGATCGCGCTCGGTGCTAGCAAATACGCCCGCTATTGCGCGGTCTGCCATGCGCCCGGCGCTGTGGGATCGACCGTGCTGCCCGACCTTCGCCGCTCAGGCACGCTGGGCAATGCGGAAAGCTGGCAGGCGGTGGTGCATGACGGCATCCTCAAGGACAACGGCATGGTCTCGTTCAAGGACTCGCTGAGCAAGGACGAGATCGACGCGATCCGCGCTTATGTGATCCAGCGCGCGAACGAGGACAAGGCTATCGAGGGAGCAGGCAAAGTCGCAAGGCGGTAAACCTTGCTGAAAGACAACAGGCCCGTTCAGCGGGGCTAAAACCCTTCATGGATACCCTCTGGGTCAGGCGATCAGGGGGTATCCATGAAACACATCGGCACAATCACCGCTTTTGCGCTGGCGAGCGCATTCGGCGTGGCGACACCAGCCGCCGCGCAAAGCCTTTCCTCGGGCGATTACGAGCAATGTTCGGTCTATGATCGGGACGGCGATTTCGCCGGTTACGACAGCGTCTGTCTTGAACGCAAACGCACCCAGCTTGCCCGGCTGCGCGAACGGCAATCGCGCTATTCGCCGCCTGCCAGCGCGACGCCCCCGGCCTATTCCTTTGGCCTGTGCCCTTACAGCGCGAACCTTGGCGGGGGGTATCTGACGACCTACTGGACCAACGGGCAGCTCCCGCCGTTTTCCAGCGCCTACACCGCTCCGGTCAATGGCGTGCCCTGCGTGCCCAACCGCGTGCAGATCCTGCGCGGGGTGAACTAGCCGCGGAAGACCACCGTCTTCTGGCCGTTCATCAGCACGCGCTCCTGCACGAAAAGCCGCACCGCTTCGGCCAGCACGCGGCGTTCGATATCGCGGCCCTTGCGCACCAGATCCTCGGCGCTGTCGGTGTGAGTGATGCGTTCGACATCCTGATGGATGATCGGTCCTTCATCGAGATCGGCGGTGACGAAATGCGCCGTCGCGCCGATGATCTTGACCCCGCGATCATGCGCCTGGTGGTAAGGCCGCGCGCCCTTGAAACCGGGCAGGAAGCTGTGGTGAATATTGATGCAGCGCCCGGCGAAATGCGAGCTCTGTTCGTCGGAGAATATCTGCATGTAACGCGCCAGCACCACCAGTTCCGCCTGCTTATCCTCCGCCAGCGCGCGAAAACGCGCCTCCGCCTCGGGCTTGGTATCCGGGGTCACGGGGATGTGGTGGAACGGGATGTCGCCGATATCGATATGGATCGCAGCCTCGCGCGGGTGGTTCGACACGATCGCCACCGGATCGATGTTCAGCTCCCCCGTGCGCCAGCGATAGAGCAGATCGACAAGGCAATGATCGAACTTGCTGACAAGGATGATGGTGCGGCGCGGACGGTTTTCCGCCGCCATCTTCCAGTTCATGTCGAAAGTGGTCGCCAGCTTCGAAAAGCGCGTGCGCAGCGCCTCGGTCGAGGTGCCGGTCGGATCGAAGGCCACGCGCATGAAGAACCGGTCGGACCCCGGATCGCGGAACTGCTGCGCGTCGAGGATGTTGCACCCGCGCTCGAACAGGAAGGCGGTGACGCGCGCAGTGATCCCCGGCTGGTCCGCGCAATCGAGCGTCAGGATCAAGGGATCGCTCATCGGCCTGCCTCCGTCAGGCTGGAGAACACGGTGATGTAATCCGCACGCGCATCATTAGGTGCGGGAACACCCCATACCACCGCATAGAGCATCGCGTCCTCGCCGGGAGCCTCCACCCGGACGACGCCGTCGGCGCTGGTGGTGAATGTCTTCACCTCGCCCTTTGCATCCAGTGGAGCCGCGCTCAACATCGCCCCGCCCAGCGGCTGCCCGCGCCAGAACACCTGAAGATCGAGCGGCGCACCCGCATCCAGCGCGAAAGGATTTTGCAGCGGTCGGATTTCGAGAATCTGGCCGATGGTCTGGGTGACGTCGGGAGTGATCTTGTCGCCCACCTGCACCAGCGTTTTGGCCCGGCGCATGTAGATTTCGGTGCCGTTCCTCGACGCTGCGCCCGTCGCCACGCGGTGCGCGGCTATCGCCGTCAGCCCTTCGTGTTCGACATAGCGATCGAACCGTTCGGCTTCGAGATCGGAAAAGCTCGGGTTGCTTTCAAAGGCAAGGATGTAGCTGCCGGGACTGCGCGGGCGAAGCTGTGCGCCGCCCTTCTCCCCCGGAGCGGTGATGCGCAAGGCGCGCTGCTGGTCGATCACACCATCGGGGCCATGCAGCCTGAATGCCGCGACCCGTTCCCAATAGACAGCCCAGTCTCCGGCTTCACCGGCATCGCCGATCCGGAAATCGACCCGGACTTCCTCTCCCGTGTCAATCGTATGATCGGCAGGCTCCAGCCAGAACGAATGCGCCGCTGCCGCGGTCGACATGCCGAGCGCCAGCGCGGCAAGGGTGGTGCGGATCATCGGCCCTTACCTTCTCGTCAGTGCGGCTTCGCATTCCTGCATCAATTGCACCATGATGTCGGCAACCGGCTCTTCCTTGGTCACCATGCCGACCGACTGGCCCGCCATGAGCGATCCGTTCTCGACGTCGCCATCGATCACCGCACGGCGCAGCGCGCCAGCCCAGAAATGTTCGATCTGCAATTGCGCCTCAAGCATGTCGACAGCGCCATCATCCAGCAGCTTGGCGACTTGGATCTGCTTGCGGGTGAATTCCTCCGTGCCCTTGTTCCTCAACGCGCGGACCGGGATCACCGGCAGGCGCGGGTCGACCTGCACGCTGGTTTCGGCATCGCGGGCCTTGGCGCGGAAAAACGCCTTCTTGAATTCAGGGTGGGCGATGCTTTCGGTGGCGCAGGCAAAGCGCGTACCCAGCTGCACCCCGCAGGCCCCCATTTCGAGATAGCCCGCGATGGCTTCGCCCCGACCGATCCCGCCAGCGACAAAGACGACGTGATCCTTGCTGAGTTCGGGCAGGAATTCCTGCGCCAGAACACTGGTCGCCACCGGGCCGATATGGCCGCCCGCTTCCATCCCTTCGATCACCAGAGCATCACCGCCCGAACGCAGCAGCTTCTTCGCCAGCGCCAGAGTGGGGGCGAACACGATCACCTTCGCGCCGAACGCCTTGATCGCTTCGACACTGCCCTTGGGCGGAATGCCGCCCGCCAGCACGACGTGGCCGACACCGTGTTTCTTGCAGACGTCGATCAGGTCGAACAGCTGCGGGTGCATGGTGATCAGGTTCACGCCAAACGGCTTGTCCGTCAGCGCGCGCGTCGCCGCGATTTCGCCATCGAGCAGTTCCGGGGTCATCGCCCCGCAGGCGATCACGCCAAAGCCGCCCGCGTTCGAAATCGCGGAAACGAGATTGCGTTCGGATACCCAGCTCATCGCGCCACACAGGATCGCGTGTTCACAGCCAAGGAAATCGGTGCCGCGCTGCATCAGGGCCGCGCTCTTGGGAAAGTCGGTCATAGGAAAACGCGGTTAGTCGCGCCCCTGCGAAAGATCAATCAGTCGCGATAGGCAATGCGCACGCGGCGGGCTGCTTCCTTGGCGTATTCGCGTGCGTCCTCGGCATTCTGACCCCGTGCCAGAGCCACACCCATGCGGCGATAGGGGCGCGTGGTCGGCTTGCTGAAGATGCGCACGTCAACCTCCGGCGAAACCGCCAGCGCATCGGCCAGCCCTTCGAAAGCGAAGTCGGCGCTGTCGCGGTCTGCGAGGATCACGGCCGAAGCGCCGCAGCGCGCCGCCTGATCGCCGAACACCGGCAGTCCCAGTATCGCGCGGGCGTGCAGATCGAATTGCGACCTGTCTTGTGACGCCATCGTCACCATGCCAGTATCGTGCGGGCGCGGGGAAAGTTCGGAGAAGATCACCTCGTCCCCCTTCACGAAGAATTCGACCCCGTAGATACCCCAGCCTCTGCCATTGCCCTTCAGCGCCTCGACCACCTTCGCCGCCATTTCGCGGGCCTTGGCCAAGGCGGCTTCGGACATCGGCGCAGGCTGCCAGCTTTCCTGATAATCGCCGCGTTCCTGGCGGTGGCCGATGGGCGGGCAGAAATTGATCCCGCCCCGGTGATGGATCGTCAGCAGGGTGATTTCATAATCGAAATCGATGAACTGTTCGACGATCACCCGCGCACGGTCGCCGCGCATGTTGGCGACCGCGTAATCCCATGCCGCTTGCAGTCCTGAGGTATCATCGACCTTGCTCTGACCCTTGCCCGAAGACGACATCACCGGCTTGATCACGCAGGGAAAGCCCGTGTGCGCGGCAGCGGCTTCGACCTGCTCGAAATTTTCGGCGTAGCGGTAACGCGAGGTGACAAGGCCGAGTTCGCCCGCCGCCAGATCGCGGATCGCATCGCGGTTCATGGTCAATTGCGCGGCGCGGGCGGAGGGCACGACATTGAACCCTTCGGCTTCCAGATCGGCCAGCACTTCGGTGCGGATCGCCTCGATCTCGGGCACGATGTAGTCGGGTTGGTGCTTCAGCACGGTCGCGCGCAAGGCTTCGCCGTCGAGCATCGGGAAAACCTCGGCCGCGTCCGCCAGCTGCATCGCAGGTGCATTGGCATAGGCATCGCAGGCGATGACCCGCGCGCCGAGCCGCTTGGCCGAAATGGTGAATTCGCGGCCCAGTTCGCCCGAGCCAAGCAGCAGAATCGTTGCAATATGTGACATGCGCAAGGGACTAGCCGCTGCGGTGGCCTGCGCCAACCGCGATGGCATTCGCGGCGCTACCGCCTTGATCGCAGCAGCGCCTCCTCGATCGCGCGGATGATGCCCGAAGGTTCGGCGGTGGGTCGCGCCGGGCGATCGCTCACCCCGATCCGCATCCCGCCCCCGGCGCGTGCCATGACTAGCCCCAGCTCCGCCTGCCGCAGGGTCCAGTCGACCGAGCGCTCAACCCGCGCAAGCCCGGCGCTGGCGGTGAGTTCGGGCGGGCGGGTGGAGGACGTGCTGGTGAGGCCGGTGAACGTCTCAAGCACATCCTGCGCCCAGCGCCGTGCCTGCCGCATCGACATGCCCGGCAGGATCACCGCAAACCGCTCCGCATCGATCTGCGCCAGTTCCTGCCCGGTGCAGACCATGGTGCGAAGATACCGGGCAAAGCCCCACTGGATTTCGTCGGTGGCGCGCTGGCCATATTGCATGAAGATGGCGCGCAGCCGATCCAGCGCGAACACCGCCAGCGCCCGCTCCTCCCCGCATTCGAGAGCGCGCTCAAGGCTCGCACACAGCGCATGGCGATTGGCAAGGCCGGTGAGCGGATCTGTCAGCGAACGAGCGCTGATTTCGCTTTGCAGCGCGTGTTTCTGCTGGACCGAACGTAACAGGCCGATGGCCGCGGTTTCCGGATCATTGCCGTCGTCGATCGGTTTAAGGCTGAAAGCGTACCAGCGCAGGCATTCGAGAAGGTCGGTGTCGCAATCGTGCTGGTCCTCAGTCCAGCAGATGCGGACCGGGAATTCGATCCATCCATCCACCGCCTCCCCCGCCAGAACGGCGCGGGCATGGCGCTCGACATCGGCGCCGTGCCCCGGAACCGCCAGATCGGAGATATGCGGCTTCAGCAGCAGCGCGGACAGATCCACGCCGAGTTCAGCCGAATTTTCCGATGCGCGAAGAATGAAACCCGCCCGGTCTAGCCGGACCACGATGTCTCCCGAAGATTCTTCGATGAGACCGTGCAAAGCGCGACCCTCGGCCGCGCTGAAGTGCATTTCCATTGCCGATTGCCCCCGGCGATTGACGAACCATCACGCCAATTCGAACTTCATGTCGGCAAGCAATAAACTAACTTTGCCCTGCTTGATAATATAAGAAGATCTATTGATCCTCAGTACTATCGAATGTTTTAGTTAGTCTTGTAAACTTACCCATATAAAAACGAATCAACGTTGATTTTCGTTTACCATATTTCCGGTTTATTCAGAGGCAGGAAAAGAGTTTTTGCAGTTTGTCGATCAGATTTCGATCATGATCCGCACGCTCTTGGGCTGGATGCCGTAGGCGCTCGCAATACGGTTACGGCAATCGTCCACGACGAGAGAGCCTTCGTCCCCTGATCCTGCATCGACGAGCACATCCTCATCGACGCCCAGGGCCTTCGCAATCGCGCCCAGGCGTTCGGGAATCGGCCGCGCCTTGCCCTTTTCCCAGGCCCAGACGGTCGGCTTGCTCACGCCCAGTTGGGCAGCGACCTGCGCCAGCGTCAGCCCGCGCTCGCGCCGCAGGCGGTTGAGCCGGACGCCCAGCGCATCGCCTGCACCGATTGCGAGTGCATTTTCCTTCTTCCGGCTCACGGCTTCAGGCGCCTGCCCGCGCAATTGCGCCGCTGCCAGTGCCGCCTCGCCCAAGGCCTGCTGGAACGCGCAGCCGAACAGATGGCCGCTTTCCCACACGATCTCCGCGCCGACCGGCCCCACTTCCGGCAGATCGACCGCCAGCACCTCGCCCACGTCGAGCGGCAGTTCGGTTTCGATCAGCAGGCCGGCAAGCGAGATGTTGTGGATCGTGACATTGGCCTCGATGCCCTCGGGCAAAGTGCCGCTGGTTTCGAGCCGCAGGGCGCGGCGGGGATGGCGCCTCGCATCAATTGCGGGTGCGGCGGAAACTGCGGGTTTGTCCAGGTGGGCTTTCAGCGCCATTGTCGAGCGACTCCTTTATGCAGCCGCCAGATTTTGACCCCGAAAGTTAAGATGGAGTTAGCGCCGGCCCTATAACACGGTGAGCCGAGGCAGGCCCATCTCAGTCCGTCGCGTCGAGCCCATAGGCCGTGTGCAGCACGCGCACCGCCAGCTCGGTTTCGTCCTCGTCGATCATCACGCTGACCTTGATTTCGGAGGTGCTGATCGCCTGGATGTTGATGCCACGATCGGACAGTGCGCGGAACATGGTGCTGGCGACGCCCGCGTGGCTTTTCATGCCGACACCGACGACGCTGATCTTGGCGATCTTGCTGTCGGTGATGATCCGGTTGAAACCGATTTCGCCGCGGCGATCCTCCAGCAACGCCTGCGCGCGCGCCAGATCGGCCTGCGGCACGGTGAAGGTCACGTCGGTCTCGCCCTTGTCGCGACCGACGTTCTGAATGATCATGTCGACGTTGATCGACGCCTCGGCCAGCGGTTCGAAGATATTCGCCACCGCACCCGGCTTGTCAGGCACGCGGGTGAGGATCACTTTCGCCTCGTTCTTGTCATGCGCGATGCCGGTTACAAGCTGGCGTTCCATCAGGCCCTTCTCCACCAATTCGTCCATTTCTTCATCCGACACGATCAGTGTGCCGGGCAATTCGTCTGCCGAAACCGCGTCGTCGCCGACGAAGCTGGAGAGCACCTGGATACGCACCCCTTCCTTCATCGCGAGGCCGACGCTGCGGGTCTGGAGCACCTTGGCCCCGACACTCGCGAGTTCGAGCATTTCCTCGTAAGTCACCGCTTTCAATTTGCGCGCCTTGGCAACGATGCGCGGATCGGTGGTGTAGACCCCGTCGACATCGGTGTAGATGTCGCAGCGATCCGCCTTCACCGCCGCAGCGACCGCCACCGCCGAAGTGTCCGAACCGCCACGGCCCAGCGTCGTCACCCGGCCATCCTCGGAAATTCCCTGAAAGCCGGGGACCACGGCGATCTCGCCCGCTTCCATCGCCGCCACCATTTCAGGTGCGTCAATCGATTCGATCCGCGCCTTGGCATGCGCCTCAATCGTCTTGACCGGGATCTGCCAGCCCAGCCAGCTGCGCGCCTTGCAGCCCAGCGATTGCAGCGTCAGCGCCAGCAGCCCGCTTGTCACCTGTTCGCCACTGGCGACGACCACGTCGTATTCCGCCGGATCGTACAGCGCATTGGCTTCGCGGCAGAAATTGACGAGGCGATCGGTTTCACCCGCCATCGCGCTGACAACCACGGCGACTTCATTGCCGCCCGACGCCTGTTTGCGCACGATGTTGGCGACACGGCGAATACGCTCGGTCCCCGCCATCGAGGTGCCGCCGAACTTCATCACGATACGTTGCCCGCCCTTGGCCAAGGTACGATTACTCCCGCTCGATAGGTTACGCTGGTCTGCGTTTCAGGGCGCTGCTAACGAGGCCGCATGGGAAACGCAAACGTCTCAAATGTAACCATCCGTCCGGAGGAAGCGCAATTCTTCGCCGAACTGGCCAAGGATTGGTGGAACCCGAACGGCAAGATGGCCAGTCTGCATCAGGTAAACCCGGTGAGGATGCAGTTCATCCGCGAGGCGATCGACGCGCATTTCGGCACCGATCCGCGCGCGATCCGGCCGCTCTCGGGCAAGTCGGCGCTGGATATCGGCTGCGGCGCGGGGCTGGTATGCGAACCCTTGGCGCGGCTGGGTGCGGATGTGACGGGTGTGGACGCGGCGGCGCAGAATGTCGCGGCGGCGGCGGCTCATGCAGAGGGCGCAGGGCTGGATATCCGCTATATGGCGGGGGAAGTCGCCAGCCTTGATATCGGCACCTTCGATCTGGTCACTGCGCTCGAAGTGATCGAGCATGTGGCCGATCAGCCCGCATTCCTGCGCGATGTCGCAGCGCGGATTGCACCGGGCGGGTTGCTGGTGATGTCCACCCCCAATCGCACCGCCGCCAGCCGCCTGCTGCTGGTGGGCGCAGCAGAGGCGGTGGGTTACGTGCCCAAGGGAACGCACCACTGGGATGATTTCATCGCGCCCGAAGACCTCGAAGACCTGCTCGAAGCGGTGGGCCTCGAAGTGATCGAGCGGCGCGGGATCGCGTGGCGACCGGGCAAGGGACTGCATTTGTCGAGCGACGAATCGCTCAACTACATCTTGAGCGCGCGCAAGGAAGCCTAGGGCCGCGCCTGCTCTAGCAGCGCCTCCAGTTCCTTCACATTGTCGACGAAGAAACCGTCCGCGCCGCTGGCAATCGCCGCGCGCCACAGCATTTCGTATTTTCCATCATCCGAAACCCCGCCCTCGCCTTGCAAACCGGCCGGGAGAAAGCCGTTTTCCTTGCGCAGCGTCCACGGGTGCACCTTCAGCCCGGCGGCATGGGCATCCGCCACCAGCGAAGTCGGCTGCATGGTTGCAGGATCGAGCAGATAGGTGAGGCCCGGCCCGATCCCGTCGGCGTATGTGGCGATTTCAGCGAGGCCCGCCGGGCTGACCATGTCGGCATAGCGCATGTCGGGTTCGTCCACCGGGCCGCCTTCGGGGTGGATCAGCTGCACCAGCTTGAAATCGCTACGCTGGTTCAGACGCCGCAACGTGCCGACCTCGAAACACTGGATAAAAATCGGATCGCCGGCCTCTATGCCGAGATTGCGCAGTTCGCGCAGCAGCAGGTCGACCATGTCGATCCCTTCGGCTTCCAGCATGAAGGTCGGATGCTTGAGTTCCGGGTAAAGGCCGATACGCCGCCCGGTCTGCGCTTCCTTGGTGCGCACCAGTTGGACGATCTCGGCAAAAGTCGGGATCTGATAGAGGCCGTTGTAGCCCGTGTTGGCAGGGCGGATATTGCCGACCCGCTCGCGCACCCGCAGCGTGCGCAGTTCGGCAAGGGTAAAGTCCTCGGCAAACCACCCGGCGACCCTTTGCCCGTCGATCATCTTTTCGCGCCGCAAATGTTCGAATTCTTCGCGGCTCGCGACATCGGTGGTATCCGACAGCTCGTTCTCGTGGCGCGCAACCAGTTGCAAATCCTTGGTCACGACCAGATCGGGTTCGACATAATCCGCGCCCTGATCGATCGCGAGTTCATAGGCGGCCAGCGTGTGTTCGGGGCGGTCCCCGCTTGCGCCGCGATGGGCAATCACCAGCGGTCCGTCCTGCGCCATGGCCGAAGTCTCCATCCCCACACCCGATGCCAGACCGGCGAGTGCCGCAAGCAGCAAG
It contains:
- a CDS encoding PQQ-dependent dehydrogenase, methanol/ethanol family — its product is MNKAYLAAPLLALAALGAWGCSELMGDGAGEGITAAMLVGADGDSANWISHGRTYSEQRFSPLDQINAENVGELGLAWFADMDTARGQEATPLVLDGKLYLTTAWSKVKAFDAATGEKLWEYDPKVPGETAVKACCDVVNRGLATWGNSLFLGTLDGRLVSLDRDTGEVQWEKATVDQTKSYTVTGAPRVIDGKVIIGNGGAEFGVRGYVAAYSAEDGEELWRFYTVPDGDSSDDPEYLQKAADTWFGDVLGSDNGIGGGGTVWDSMAYDPDLNLLYIGVGNGSPWNRAYRSPGEDGTGEGDNLYLSSIVALNPDTGEYAWHYQTTPGETWDYTATQHIILADMEIDGEERQVLMQAPKNGFFYVIDRATGELISGKPYIPINWATGLDENGRPIENPETRVDKTGKPALVLPGPLGGHNWHPMAFHPGEGLVYIPAFEAATVYAPEADWKPDRARGFNVGYNLGAGDLPPDMGFRREVYGTVKGKLVAWDPVKQEARWTVEFPGPWNGGLLATGGGLVFQGNSSSEFAAYAAGSGEKLWSFAAQTGIVAPPVTYTVDGEQYVAVLAGWGGAYAITADGGLINDAGPVRNVSRLMVFKLGGTAALPEEKPLVALPLDPPPSRASAETIALGASKYARYCAVCHAPGAVGSTVLPDLRRSGTLGNAESWQAVVHDGILKDNGMVSFKDSLSKDEIDAIRAYVIQRANEDKAIEGAGKVARR
- the purU gene encoding formyltetrahydrofolate deformylase, coding for MSDPLILTLDCADQPGITARVTAFLFERGCNILDAQQFRDPGSDRFFMRVAFDPTGTSTEALRTRFSKLATTFDMNWKMAAENRPRRTIILVSKFDHCLVDLLYRWRTGELNIDPVAIVSNHPREAAIHIDIGDIPFHHIPVTPDTKPEAEARFRALAEDKQAELVVLARYMQIFSDEQSSHFAGRCINIHHSFLPGFKGARPYHQAHDRGVKIIGATAHFVTADLDEGPIIHQDVERITHTDSAEDLVRKGRDIERRVLAEAVRLFVQERVLMNGQKTVVFRG
- a CDS encoding DUF4198 domain-containing protein; translated protein: MIRTTLAALALGMSTAAAAHSFWLEPADHTIDTGEEVRVDFRIGDAGEAGDWAVYWERVAAFRLHGPDGVIDQQRALRITAPGEKGGAQLRPRSPGSYILAFESNPSFSDLEAERFDRYVEHEGLTAIAAHRVATGAASRNGTEIYMRRAKTLVQVGDKITPDVTQTIGQILEIRPLQNPFALDAGAPLDLQVFWRGQPLGGAMLSAAPLDAKGEVKTFTTSADGVVRVEAPGEDAMLYAVVWGVPAPNDARADYITVFSSLTEAGR
- a CDS encoding NAD(P)H-dependent flavin oxidoreductase, translated to MTDFPKSAALMQRGTDFLGCEHAILCGAMSWVSERNLVSAISNAGGFGVIACGAMTPELLDGEIAATRALTDKPFGVNLITMHPQLFDLIDVCKKHGVGHVVLAGGIPPKGSVEAIKAFGAKVIVFAPTLALAKKLLRSGGDALVIEGMEAGGHIGPVATSVLAQEFLPELSKDHVVFVAGGIGRGEAIAGYLEMGACGVQLGTRFACATESIAHPEFKKAFFRAKARDAETSVQVDPRLPVIPVRALRNKGTEEFTRKQIQVAKLLDDGAVDMLEAQLQIEHFWAGALRRAVIDGDVENGSLMAGQSVGMVTKEEPVADIMVQLMQECEAALTRR
- the purT gene encoding formate-dependent phosphoribosylglycinamide formyltransferase; the protein is MSHIATILLLGSGELGREFTISAKRLGARVIACDAYANAPAMQLADAAEVFPMLDGEALRATVLKHQPDYIVPEIEAIRTEVLADLEAEGFNVVPSARAAQLTMNRDAIRDLAAGELGLVTSRYRYAENFEQVEAAAAHTGFPCVIKPVMSSSGKGQSKVDDTSGLQAAWDYAVANMRGDRARVIVEQFIDFDYEITLLTIHHRGGINFCPPIGHRQERGDYQESWQPAPMSEAALAKAREMAAKVVEALKGNGRGWGIYGVEFFVKGDEVIFSELSPRPHDTGMVTMASQDRSQFDLHARAILGLPVFGDQAARCGASAVILADRDSADFAFEGLADALAVSPEVDVRIFSKPTTRPYRRMGVALARGQNAEDAREYAKEAARRVRIAYRD
- a CDS encoding GGDEF domain-containing protein, producing MHFSAAEGRALHGLIEESSGDIVVRLDRAGFILRASENSAELGVDLSALLLKPHISDLAVPGHGADVERHARAVLAGEAVDGWIEFPVRICWTEDQHDCDTDLLECLRWYAFSLKPIDDGNDPETAAIGLLRSVQQKHALQSEISARSLTDPLTGLANRHALCASLERALECGEERALAVFALDRLRAIFMQYGQRATDEIQWGFARYLRTMVCTGQELAQIDAERFAVILPGMSMRQARRWAQDVLETFTGLTSTSSTRPPELTASAGLARVERSVDWTLRQAELGLVMARAGGGMRIGVSDRPARPTAEPSGIIRAIEEALLRSRR
- a CDS encoding helix-turn-helix domain-containing protein is translated as MALKAHLDKPAVSAAPAIDARRHPRRALRLETSGTLPEGIEANVTIHNISLAGLLIETELPLDVGEVLAVDLPEVGPVGAEIVWESGHLFGCAFQQALGEAALAAAQLRGQAPEAVSRKKENALAIGAGDALGVRLNRLRRERGLTLAQVAAQLGVSKPTVWAWEKGKARPIPERLGAIAKALGVDEDVLVDAGSGDEGSLVVDDCRNRIASAYGIQPKSVRIMIEI
- a CDS encoding aspartate kinase, which gives rise to MKFGGTSMAGTERIRRVANIVRKQASGGNEVAVVVSAMAGETDRLVNFCREANALYDPAEYDVVVASGEQVTSGLLALTLQSLGCKARSWLGWQIPVKTIEAHAKARIESIDAPEMVAAMEAGEIAVVPGFQGISEDGRVTTLGRGGSDTSAVAVAAAVKADRCDIYTDVDGVYTTDPRIVAKARKLKAVTYEEMLELASVGAKVLQTRSVGLAMKEGVRIQVLSSFVGDDAVSADELPGTLIVSDEEMDELVEKGLMERQLVTGIAHDKNEAKVILTRVPDKPGAVANIFEPLAEASINVDMIIQNVGRDKGETDVTFTVPQADLARAQALLEDRRGEIGFNRIITDSKIAKISVVGVGMKSHAGVASTMFRALSDRGINIQAISTSEIKVSVMIDEDETELAVRVLHTAYGLDATD
- the ubiG gene encoding bifunctional 2-polyprenyl-6-hydroxyphenol methylase/3-demethylubiquinol 3-O-methyltransferase UbiG codes for the protein MGNANVSNVTIRPEEAQFFAELAKDWWNPNGKMASLHQVNPVRMQFIREAIDAHFGTDPRAIRPLSGKSALDIGCGAGLVCEPLARLGADVTGVDAAAQNVAAAAAHAEGAGLDIRYMAGEVASLDIGTFDLVTALEVIEHVADQPAFLRDVAARIAPGGLLVMSTPNRTAASRLLLVGAAEAVGYVPKGTHHWDDFIAPEDLEDLLEAVGLEVIERRGIAWRPGKGLHLSSDESLNYILSARKEA
- a CDS encoding glycerophosphodiester phosphodiesterase family protein, whose amino-acid sequence is MFELKATLLLAALAGLASGVGMETSAMAQDGPLVIAHRGASGDRPEHTLAAYELAIDQGADYVEPDLVVTKDLQLVARHENELSDTTDVASREEFEHLRREKMIDGQRVAGWFAEDFTLAELRTLRVRERVGNIRPANTGYNGLYQIPTFAEIVQLVRTKEAQTGRRIGLYPELKHPTFMLEAEGIDMVDLLLRELRNLGIEAGDPIFIQCFEVGTLRRLNQRSDFKLVQLIHPEGGPVDEPDMRYADMVSPAGLAEIATYADGIGPGLTYLLDPATMQPTSLVADAHAAGLKVHPWTLRKENGFLPAGLQGEGGVSDDGKYEMLWRAAIASGADGFFVDNVKELEALLEQARP